The stretch of DNA CGTTTATATTGCAGCTGGGTGTCGTGTTTGCGCGGATCCGTCACTTTGACCAACTTAGGGTTGAGATCGAGCAAACCGTCCTTTTGATAAGCGAACTGAAACTCTTTGGCCTGGTTAGTCCCGCTCCCATCCGTTAATTTGACGAGGCGGTCATCGTCATATTGAAACCGGAGTGTACGACCGCTGATATCCTTGATCGTCTTCACTTTTCCCCAGATGTGCGGATTCCGTGTATCTTTCTTAGTATAGTAATCCAAATCCAAAGTACGCCGACCCGCTTCATCGGTCACATACTGCAGCTCTTGCCCCAGGCGGCCAAGGAGACCTTTTTTTTCATAAGTAAACGTCAGTTTATTTCCGTTTTTATCTTCCACCTCAGACAGATAACCCGCTTTATCAAAGTGGAATTTCGTCCGATCGGGACGGGTGAGAGTCCAGCTACGTTGATGATCTTTCCGGTCTCCCTGCTGAAAATACATCTGGATGCCCGCTGGCTCCTCAAACCGCTTGGTTTTGGAATTATATTCAAAGGTGTGGGTGGTACCGTCGCCATCGGTCAATTTTACTTTTCCCCCGATGACAAGTCCCGTCTTCTGACTTAATTTCAACAAGGTTAAATCCAAACACGTTCCTAATCGCAAACCACCGGCAGCAGTCATCGTCCAACCGCGACCAATCGCGGAATCAGAAGTGTCTAAGCTGTTGTATGTTAGCCGCACAAAGGAGGATAAACCTTGACCAGGGTTATGGATAGGGTCATAGCTGACGATCGCATTGCCGGAGTGGGTGTTCACCATTACGGTGGAACCGGAACCGGCATTCTTCCCGACATATTGGTAAAATTTCTCCATCCCTAACGAATTCGAAGTGGGATGTTCCATCTTCACTGGCTGATCCAATGTGGGTACATCGTCGGTTTTAGAAATCCATTGCTTATTTTTTCGCATATCCCACTGGAGGATAAAATCCTCACGGATATTTCCAATATCGCTTAAAACCGGCGCCTTGATCGCCGCCTTCAGCTTGATGCTCTCACCTGGTGCCAGATCCTGGGTCAATTTTGTATCGCGTCGGTTGACGGGATTGGTCACATCTCGGCCATCAGGGCGTGCCCAATGGTAGGAGAGAACGACCTCATCCTTTTTCCAGATTTTTTGTGTGGTGTTGGTCACCGTCACATCCACTTCCACTTTTTCACCTGGTGTCATACGTGTTGGTGTATCCGGGGCATAATAGGTTTCATTTTGGTTCGTATAAGTGACGATCAATTGGGGCTGTTTATCCTTGGAGCGAAACTGGCTACCGGCCAATTCCAAATATTCGACCTCTTTTTTCGATGTTGCTGCTAGAAGTAAAAGGGGGTGAGACGACGGATTTTGCTCCCAACCTTGCACAATATCCGTCACATCCAACACATATCGGCCATCTGCCTTTGCCGTGGCTTTCTTCACGGCCGTGCTTTTCGGCAACAGCTTATCCACGATTTTTCCTGTCGCTTTTGCCGGATCAATCTCTTCCTCCAGTGCATATGCGCTCAGAGCAGGACTGCTTTTCTGCTTATTGCCAACCGGTGTTAAAATCAGTTCCGCCTTAACCACGGGAGCATCCTTCAGGGAAGAAGAATCAAATGAGAAAAGCGCACGCCGGTTTTCTCCATCCTGTTGCCCCACATGCAGAATAGACGTATCCGCTTGCGGATCACCTTCCGTTACCGTGGTATCAGCCGCGATAACGGCAGTCTGCTTCACCTTGCCGGCGCTCGGCAACGTCACCGCGATCGGTTGTCCATAGTTGAGCTGATTCTGTTTCGTCAAAACGGCAACCGTATAGTAAACTGTCTTTTCGTTGATATCAGTCGGTGTCGATGTATCCTGATAATGGGTACGTGCACGCTCATCCACCGGCGCAACCAACGTCGATTGCGAAGGGACAAAATCTTTACGCTGGCTGCGATGAAGCTGATACTCGACAAAGTCATCCCCTTTATACCGGTTCCATGTTAGTTTGGCTCCCGTCGCACCGAGTAGGGAGGGTTTACCCAGTGTTGTCTTATCTTTATCATCCGCCTTCCACTTGATCGGCTTCACTTCAGCCTTCGCCGATATTTTCGCAGGCGGCTCTTGCTTTCTTCCTTCCTCTTTTCCCTGTGTTAAAAGGGAGATTGGCTGTTGAATCAAGGTCAAAAGGTGATGGATACTGGATAAATCAAACGAGGAATGACGCAATTTTTCCGCCGCATAGATCGGGGTCGGTTGCACACTGCCCAAGAAAAACACAACCAGAAAAATCCACATCAAGACAGCGCGGGTCCGGCTCAATTTTTTCAAGGGAATACACTCCTCTCAACCACCATTTTTCATTTTTTTCTAATAAATGATTCGCTTTTCCATCTACTTTTCCTCCTATTTCCATCGATTAAATAAAAAAATACAATTGTTTTACTGGAATCTCCCCGTACACAAGCAGGGCAAGGTCGAATACATGGAAACGATTGAAGATGCCGTGAGTCGAGAGGTGTATGAGGAGATTGGAATCAAGATTAAGCTAAAGGCGCTATTTCATCAATGAGCAGCTATAAAACCACGCCTTTATCGGCGTGGTTTGGTTAATGTCCTCCCCCATTATGCATCTCCAACATCCGCAAAAAGCGCTCCTGTTCAATCGCCAACTGTTGAGCCTCCGCTACGGTTACCCGCTTAAACGTAAAGCGGTGGCCGGGGGCGGCTTGGGCCACCAGCGGAAGATCGACGGAGAGGATGGTGGCGATTTTGGTATAGCCGCCGGTAGTCTGCCGGTCGGCCATCAAGATGATAGGTTGACCGTCGGCTGGAACCTGAACGGCACCAGGAGGGGTTGCATCGGAGATGATATCGGCTGACTTGCGGTGTTGAATCGACGGCCCTTGCAGACGGCAACCCATACGATCCGATTGGGGGCTGACTTGATACGATTCTTCATAAAAGCAGCGGATACCCTCGTCGGTAAACGCCTGCAGCTGTGGCCCCTCCACTGTGCGCAGACAGGCCTCTTTTCGATAAACGGGCTGTTCCCGCCTCGCCAATGCACGCCCGCTTAGTTGATGATCCGGCAACCGTGGGCGACCGATGTTTAACACATCCCCTTTTTTCAGCGGACGCCCCTGAAAACCTCCCACCCGACCTTTCAGATAGGTTGATTTACTGCCCATGACCGCTTTGACGTCAATCCCTCCGGCGACGGCGAGAATACAACGAACACCTCGTCTTGGCTTGCCAAATCGAAGCATTTGCCCCGCTTTCACTCGGAGGGTTTTCCACAAGGGAAGCGGGATTCCGTCCAGGGTAGGACTGAGATCCGCCCCGGTTAAGGCAATCCAGGCATCTTGCCGCCATTCCAGCTCGGGACCGGATAGAGTAATTTCCACAGCGGCCTCCTCTCTTGGATTTCCGACTAACAGATTGCCTACCTGAAGCGCAAACGGGTCCATCGCACCGGAGACGCCCATGCCAAAAGCCTGATAACCGGTTCTCCCTCCATCTTGCACCGTTGTCAACATGCCTGCCTTTTTGACAACGACCCCCGTCATAAAGCACCCACTCGCCGGATATGAATATCCGCATCCGTCAGCCGCTTCCGTAGCTGCTCTACAAAAACGAGGGCCTGAGGGTCATCACCGTGAATACAGACGGTATCGGCGCAGATGTCGATATCCGTTCCTGTCACGGTCGTCGTTTTTCCTTCTTTG from Desmospora activa DSM 45169 encodes:
- a CDS encoding NUDIX domain-containing protein; this encodes MIRFSIYFSSYFHRLNKKIQLFYWNLPVHKQGKVEYMETIEDAVSREVYEEIGIKIKLKALFHQ
- a CDS encoding biotin-dependent carboxyltransferase family protein; its protein translation is MTGVVVKKAGMLTTVQDGGRTGYQAFGMGVSGAMDPFALQVGNLLVGNPREEAAVEITLSGPELEWRQDAWIALTGADLSPTLDGIPLPLWKTLRVKAGQMLRFGKPRRGVRCILAVAGGIDVKAVMGSKSTYLKGRVGGFQGRPLKKGDVLNIGRPRLPDHQLSGRALARREQPVYRKEACLRTVEGPQLQAFTDEGIRCFYEESYQVSPQSDRMGCRLQGPSIQHRKSADIISDATPPGAVQVPADGQPIILMADRQTTGGYTKIATILSVDLPLVAQAAPGHRFTFKRVTVAEAQQLAIEQERFLRMLEMHNGGGH